Within the Desulfatibacillum aliphaticivorans DSM 15576 genome, the region TCATCAAGGTTTTTCAGCAGAACAATAGCGGGGCGCGGAAAATTGCGGCGGTCAGGGAGAGGGCCGGGGACGATTTGGTCCTGGACGTCATCAATATTGACGATGCCCTGCCCATGGTTTTGGACGACACGGAGGAGTATCTTAAGGAAGCGTGGGAAATGGAGGCGGACCTGGTTCTGGACTACCTCAAGCACCCGGACCTTTCCTACGATTTATGCCGCATTTGCTCCGAACGGGGCATACCCGTGGTTTCCCCCACCAAAAAATGGCGGAGGCCCCACGTTTTTACGCCGCCCACATGCTGCGGCCTGCCGAGAAACGACGAACTGGGCGCCTACGCCTGCTCTTTTGGAGCGCCGGAAGTGGAAGCTGCGGTCGAGGACGGGGTGGTCAAGGAAATCCGGGTCATCCGGGGAGCGCCCTGCGGCGCCACCTGGGAGGCGGCCCGGGACGTTATAGGCAAGCCGGTGGAAGAAGCCGGCGTGGCCATTGGGTTGAAAGTCCAGTTTTATTGCGTGGCCGATCCTGCGGGATGGGACCCGATTTATGGAAAGAGTCCGGTGCATTTCGCCGGGCATGTGCATCAGGCCGCCTTGGAAAAGGCCTTGAGGAAATCGTGAAAAGCGGCCATTTTTATTGAAAAAAACAGGAGGGGATTGTATGGGGTATTATCTTAAAGCGCCCATGCCGGAGGCGCAAGTCGCGAAAATGCAAAATTTGGCTCAAACCCTGCGGGACGACCCGGTCAAGGGCAAGCACACGGACGAAATGCTGCAAGTGTCCTCCGGGACCATCGGCATCATCCTGGAGCATTTGTTCATCGAACCTTTAAACCGGGTGAACGCCGGAGCGGTATCACGCAAGGCCGCGTCCATGGGCATCAAAACCGGCCTATCCATGTTTACAAAAATTGCACGCAAATCCTTTGCCGGCTTTTCTCCGGACCAGCTTTTGGGCTTCGCCGACTGGCTGGAAGACGGCATCGGGACCGACTAAAGCGCGCACATCCTATTGGCTCAACTTTCGGGATTGGAAGTAGTGATTTGAAATCAATTAGTTATGTGTGCGGCTCAGATCTATCTATATACCAGAGCCCGAGAGTCATGGTCCCTTTCCC harbors:
- the dfsP gene encoding DUF166 family (seleno)protein DfsP, producing the protein MQVIKVFQQNNSGARKIAAVRERAGDDLVLDVINIDDALPMVLDDTEEYLKEAWEMEADLVLDYLKHPDLSYDLCRICSERGIPVVSPTKKWRRPHVFTPPTCCGLPRNDELGAYACSFGAPEVEAAVEDGVVKEIRVIRGAPCGATWEAARDVIGKPVEEAGVAIGLKVQFYCVADPAGWDPIYGKSPVHFAGHVHQAALEKALRKS